Proteins from a single region of Syngnathus scovelli strain Florida chromosome 7, RoL_Ssco_1.2, whole genome shotgun sequence:
- the mrm3a gene encoding rRNA methyltransferase 3A, mitochondrial has product MATYLGRMKCLFSLERAVFLSRGNIFSVETKRYVRGLRRKPVRVIFPENEKHKGDVKQAFSAEKKEAKVPLRAEQHPGDRGDLKTRNSQISSAKVKSNETDEVPFERALPGDKRLAKLVSVARSRTFREQQGKILLEGRRLICDALNAGAVPQTIFFSTLERLRELPLDKLRRAALVKVKFEDIKLWSDLVAPQGVIGIFSRPDASRLRFEPSKHSVPLSLICNNIRDPGNLGTMLRCAAAAGCHQVLLTKGCVDIWEPKVLRAAMGAHFHLPIHPSLTWEEVEDHLPEHVGVYVADTQKNLEVNSSHKPSDFGWISTTRAHRDSHFEESDSDEEELSLPKVDAAAYHDDWARSPVALVVGGETYGISVEALQLAEKKAGCRLFVPMVPHVDSLNSAMAASILLFEGRKQLLNSTQNSGKKRRTNAGQRVS; this is encoded by the exons ATGGCGACTTACCTGGGCCGTATGAAGTGCCTCTTCTCCTTGGAACGAGCTGTTTTCTTGTCACGGGGGAACATCTTCAGCGTGGAAACAAAACGATACGTGCGTGGATTAAGAAGGAAGCCGGTTAGGGTGATTTTTCCAgaaaatgaaaaacataaagGAGACGTAAAACAGGCATTTTCGGCGGAGAAGAAAGAGGCAAAAGTCCCATTGAGGGCAGAGCAGCATCCCGGAGACAGAGGTGATTTGAAGACCAGGAATAGCCAAATATCATCAGCAAAAGTTAAAAGTAATGAAACTGATGAAGTCCCCTTTGAGAGGGCTTTGCCTGGAGATAAGAGACTGGC GAAATTGGTGAGTGTGGCCCGTTCCAGAACATTCCGGGAGCAGCAAGGCAAAATCCTCCTGGAGGGTCGTCGCCTGATCTGTGACGCTTTGAACGCAGGCGCTGTCCCTCAGACTATCTTCTTCAGCACCCTCGAGCGCTTACGTGAGCTTCCTTTGGACAAGCTGAGGAGGGCAGCGCTTGTTAAAGTCAAGTTTGAAGACATCAAGCTCTGGTCTGACCTTGTGGCCCCACAAGGAGTCATAG gTATATTTTCTCGTCCTGACGCGTCTCGACTAAGATTTGAGCCCAGCAAACACTCTGTGCCTCTCTCACTCATATGCAACAACATCAGAGACCCTGGAAACTTGGGCACCATGCTGAgatgtgccgctgctgctgGCTGCCACCAAGTGCTGCTCACTAAAG GCTGCGTTGACATTTGGGAGCCCAAAGTTTTGCGAGCGGCGATGGGCGCCCACTTCCACCTTCCCATTCATCCCAGTTTGACCTGGGAAGAAGTGGAAGATCATCTCCCCGAGCACGTGGGTGTCTATGTGGCTGACACTCAGAAAAACCTGGAAGTTAACTCCTCCCACAAACCCAGTGATTTCGGCTGGATCAGCACGACACGCGCTCACCGGGATTCCCACTTTGAAGAGTCCGACAGTGACGAGGAGGAACTCTCCCTGCCCAAAGTTGATGCTGCAGCGTACCACGATGACTGGGCACGGAGTCCAGTTGCCTTAGTAGTTGGAGGAGAGACGTACGGGATTAGCGTAGAGGCGCTTCAACTGGCAGAAAAGAAGGCGGGATGTAGACTTTTTGTTCCTATGGTTCCCCACGTGGACAGCCTGAACTCTGCCATGGCGGCCAGCATTCTGTTGTTTGAGGGTAGAAAGCAATTGTTGAACTCCACGCAAAACTCTGGAAAGAAGCGGAGAACCAACGCCGGACAACGTGTTTCATAA
- the glod4 gene encoding glyoxalase domain-containing protein 4: protein MRRALHFVFKVGDRAKTATFYRDVLGMKVLRHEEFVEGCKATCNGPYDGKWSKTMVGFGPEDDHFVAELTYNYGMAEYQLGNDFLGLTLQSSQAVSNAKRLGWPLTQVGDSLYQTQAPGGYCFYLVDKEQPSTDPVQKVCLGVSDLTKSIHYWSKLLGMTVMEKNADKKTALLGFGDTQCKLELRDINGTVNHGTAFGRIAFSCPRDQLPDLEALMKKEKQNILTPLVSLDTPGKATVEVVILADPDGHEICFVGDEAFRQLSMVDPKGNELLDKGMADDKSNEWFAKHNRQKAAA from the exons atgagacgagcgctacattttgtttttaaagttggCGACCGAGCCAAAACGGCCACATTCTACCGAGATGTTTTGGGCATGAAG GTTTTGCGTCACGAGGAATTTGTCGAAGGCTGCAAAGCAACATGCAACGG CCCCTATGATGGCAAATGGAGCAAGACTATGGTTGGTTTTGGTCCAGAGGATGACCATTTTGTTGCTGAGCTGACCTACAATTATGGGATGGCTGAGTATCAACTTGGAAATGATTTTTTG GGGCTCACCCTTCAGTCAAGTCAGGCTGTTAGTAATGCCAAACGCTTGGGCTGGCCCCTCACTCAGGTGGGGGACAGCCTCTACCAGACGCAAGCTCCAGGAGGGTATTGCTTCTACCTGGTGGACAAAGAACAGCCTTCCACAG ATCCCGTGCAGAAGGTTTGCCTCGGAGTATCAGACCTCACCAAGTCCATTCATTACTGGTCAAAATTGTTGGGAATGACTGTGATGGAAAAGAACGCCGACAAGAAAACAGCCCTACTGGGATTCGGAGACACACAG TGTAAGCTGGAGCTCCGCGACATCAATGGGACTGTAAACCATGGCACAGCATTTGGGAGGATTGCCTTTTCATGCCCCCGGGATCAA CTTCCTGACCTGGAAGCCTTGATGAAAAAGGAGAAACAGAATATTCTCACCCCATTAGTGagtttggacaccccaggaaaagcCACTGTGGAGGTGGTGATTCTAGCCGACCCA gaTGGCCATGAAATTTGCTTTGTAGGTGATGAAGCATTTAGACAACTTTCCATGGTTGACCCCAAAGGAAATGAGCTCCTGGATAAG ggaATGGCTGATGACAAAAGCAACGAGTGGTTTGCCAAGCACAATAGACAGAAAGCTGCTGCATGA